Below is a genomic region from Ailuropoda melanoleuca isolate Jingjing chromosome 8, ASM200744v2, whole genome shotgun sequence.
ttccccCTCATGCACCTGTTCGTCACTAACATGCAGGAAGCCTGTCTAGCAGTCCAGAGGAGATGTCTGGCgctgaggagggcagggagacaTCCTCAGGCATTGAAGTGGAGGCCTCGGACCTGAGCTTCAGCTTGACTGGGGATGATGGCGGCCCCAACCGCACCAGCACAGGAAGTCGGGGTACAGACACAGAGAGCTCAGGTGAAGACAAGGATTCTGACAGCATGGAGGACACTGGCCATTACTCCATCAACGACGAGAACCAGGTCCATGACCgctcagaggaagaagaggaagaagaggaggaggaagaagagcatCCTCGGCGCCGTGTCCAGCGGAAGCGGGCCAACCGTGACCAGGACTCGTCAGATGATGAGCGGGCCCTGGAGGACTGGGTGTCTTCAGAGACATCCGCCCTACCCCGCCCTCGCTGGCAAGCCCTTCCTGCTCTTCGGGAGCGGGAGCTGGGTTCCAGTGCCCGCTTTGTGTATGAGGCTTGTGGAGCCAGAGTCTTTGTGCAGCGTTTCCGCCTGCAGCACGGGCTCGAGGGCCATACTGGTTGCGTCAACACCCTGCACTTTAACCAGCGCGGCACCTGGCTGGCCAGTGGCAGCGATGACCTGAAGGTGGTGGTTTGGGACTGGGTGCGGCGGCAGCCAGTACTGGACTTTGAGAGCGGCCACAAAAGCAATGTCTTCCAGGTGAGGCAAGGGGGCAGAACAGCGGTTGAGAAAGTCAGGCAGGAGTTAGACAAGCCTGAGATGCCTGGCGTGGGAGCTGACAGCGAGTTGTGGTAGGAATTGGGCATCAGGACTCAGTCCTGCTGTGGCTGCCATGATGCCCTAGTGGAATTACGTGCACTGAAGGACCCATGGCAGCCTTTTGTTTGCCCTAAGCTCAGAGGTGGTTGGAAGCCTCACTTTGGTGGGGTGCTTGGAAGTCCTCAGGAAGGTAGTAAATGTGCCCTGGGGGAAGGCACACAGTGTCAGAGCGGAGGCTCCGGAGCCAGACTGAGCTCAGCTCCTGGCCCTACCccttactagctttgtgatcttgggcacatTCTTTACTCTCTGTCTCCAGTTTATTTATCTATAGTGTAGAGCTAAGAACACAGGACCATGAGAGTTAGACAACAATGAAAGTTAAGCAGTTTAGAACCATGCCTGGTGCTTAATAAATCACGTGATGAGTGTTCGTTAGCATTGTTATCCTCTGTTTACTCACCGGCCCTATCCATCATGTTGGTACTAGCACTCATTTCCTAGGCATGATCTCTTCCCCAACATTCCCTCTGGTTTCCTTTGTCTTTGCAGCAAATTTCTGCCTGCTTCCTGAATCAAGATaggttttcctccttttttccttacgTTTCTCCCCTGGTAGGTGTAGTCCTAGTTCACTCGAGCACTGACCTGTACCAGGTCACCCTTACAGAGTCATCTGAAATGCTCTCTTGCATCAAAAGCTCCCTCTTTAACTCTTGAAAGAGATTGGACTTGAGCCAGTGGTAGACGACTAGGAGAGCTAAGTTTCCAGCTGTTGTTCAACCAGAGGGATGGGTTGGGTTTGTTACTACAGTTTTCCCCTCTCAAATTCACCTCCTCAGTTTCTTTTGTATGTCCCTTTTTTCATTAACATCCCAGGCCAAGTTCCTTCCTAACAGTGGTGATTCCACCCTGGCCATGTGTGCCCGTGATGGGCAGGTGCGGGTAGCAGAGCTGTCTGCCACACAGTGTTGCAAGAATACGAAGCGTGTGGCCCAGCACAAGGGAGCGTCCCACAAGGTCAGTAAGCTCTTGCCCCCATGGTTGTGCGGTCTGACTCCTCAACCAAGGATCTCAGCCAGGGCCTTCCCGGATCTCTGCCCATGTGTCTCCTCTGTCATGGTCACCCACCTCACCTTTTTCGTCCTGAAGTTTGtagataaaaaggagaaaaagcagccACCCTAAACTTCCTGCAAGTGAAGTACTTGAAAGCTTTCTAGATCTTGCACGTGCAGCATTCAGTTGATGATACCTAACCCCTAAGCTGACCGGCGTTTGGTTTGGAAATCCTTGAGGTCTCCCGCGTCTTCCAAACCTCTTGAATTTACTTTGATTGTATCTAGAACACCTTAACAGCTCCAAGGTCCTAGTGGAGAGAGCTCCAACTTCTCTCAGGTCTCAGAGCACAGACAGCACTATTTATGGAAGCCCTATTTAGGACTGGGAATATAGAACAGACGGTCATGGGGCAGCCAGTGAGGAGCTGAGAGCCACCTGTCTCAGAGCGGTCGTGCTGTAGAAGGAGGGTGGCCCTCTCTGACAAACCCTAAGCCGATCTGTACGTGGGTCTGGAGTATCTTTCTCTAGCCCACGTGGCTCAGAAAATATGGAAGTTACCTATTTGTTTGATTCTTAAGCCTACCTTCAACCCATTAGTAAACTAATTTTTACAACTAGGGTGTAGGAAGTGAAACTTGggcaccatttctctccccacctGAGAGTTTAATTGATTTTGTTTGAGAATGAACCTTAATGGTGATGTTTTTCTCTGGTATCACTATTCAGATCCCTTAGGGACTTAGTTGTCCTTTTGACTTGTATAGAATAAATAAGCTGTGACAAATTCACGTAGAACAAGAGAGAATGGGTTTATTCCTTTCCTGGGGTTTTACAACAAAAAGCTAGACATGTTTCTTGCTGAGGCATTTAAAATGCTGTCCTTCCTAAAGATAAAGGAATGAACTAGATGGCTTCTAATGCTATAGAAACCTTTGTCTTTTTGTCCCTCAGTTGGCCCTGGAACCGGACTCTCCCTGTACGTTCCTTTCTGCAGGTGAAGATGCAGTTGTCTTCACCATTGACCTCAGACAAGACCGGCCAGCTTCGTAAGTATAGCAGTGATGTTTTTACAGAGCTGGACCTCTTGGCCTTGAAAATACCCAGCCTGTCCTAGGTAATGCCCACCTCTCTGGTCAATCCAGAGGgtccctctgtgtctgtgctAAGAGGCAGATTGAGGCTCTGGGCACTTCCTcccttctttgttgttgtttgcttctCGGCAGTACGTTCCTGTTCAGTCTGCCTTCATTTCTAAAACAAGATTCAGTGATCTTCCGTGTGGGCTGTAATCACTTGTTGATCTCCTCCCCATCCACTTGGGTGCCACTCAGCTTACCTGTAGGAAGCACATTACTCTACGGAGCAGCTTAGAGATACGGTCCTATGTAGTTTTCAGTTCAATTATGTATAGAAACTGTAAACAAAGGGTAAATCTTACATAAAACTGTTAGTAGCTATAATAGAGTTCTGTCCTATCACAGTTCCCTTTTACATGGATTTGAGGTTCATGGTTAAGTCACGTCCCTCATCAGCTATGTAATGTCGTAGAAAGAACAGAGCATCTTATTTGGATCTGGGCAGACCTGGGTCAGACTGCAGCTCAGGCACTACTGTCTAACCATTCTGAACCTCTGTAGCCTACTTTGGGCGTAACCAATCAGTATTTCTCTCTCTAGTCTCCACGAGTGTTGTTGAGAATGTCCCTGATGCCCCAGCATAGTGTCTGACACCGTGTTTGGAACTGATTATACTATAGCTactaattattttagtttttaaaaattttaattgttcctataataagcaaatacatcttgctttaaaaattctaataaagtATATGGGCAAAATGTAAATGCCCCCTCAAGcacacctccctgcccccacttttCTAGTTATTGGTAGCCATTGTTAAAAGTTTTGGAATACCTTTCCAATCCTATTTGTATACTTTACGTATCTTAAGATATACACTTTCCCCCATAAATGggattaaatatatgtatatataaacatacagacATGTAGGCTTCTGCAATTTGCTTTCTTCATGTTGAATGTGTTTTGGAGATCTTTCTACATCAGACCTTAAAGATATTTCTACTTAACCATGGTACATTACAGCATTGGTGTAACACAGTTTATTTAATTGCTACCTTGTTAATGAATTATCTAGATTATTTATGGTCTTGTTAGTCTTAAAAATTTTGACGAGTCTTGTGTGTCATTAACAACATTAAGTAAGGGATGTCATTGATCTCCATAGCATACAAGTAGAAGATAAGCTAATTTAGGGAATATAATCTCAGGGTCGGTTATTattagacttttatttttccttctttctttttctttcttttttaagattttatttatttatgaggggGGGTAGCGagtgcacaagtggagggagcagcaggcagatgcagagggagaagcagactccccactgagcagggaacccgatgtggggctcgatctcaggaccctgggatcatgacctgagcagaagaggATGCTTAAcgtaaccactgagccacccaggtgccccttgtttttttcattctggagttccagaggggaggggaagcacAAAGATGTGACAAATGGGCTAAGTTTGTTTGGTCTGCTCTGGTAGAGAGTTTTGAAGCAGAGTGGGAGCTTATCCTGAGTGCCAGGTCATAGGAAAATCACCGTGAGATCTCAAGGAGCTGGGGACAAATGGGCAACACAGATGACTTGGGCAGATGATTGAATTTGGAATAAAATGACATAAGCAATGGCTCTGGATGCAAGTACTGATGGATGGGATAGACACTCAAAGAGGGAACATAGAAGAAACTTGAAGTAGAAGGAGGCCCAGAGTCTGGATTTGGGGGAATAAGAGACtgtgaattttcaaaaattttttgctTTAGGGGTTGAAGAAGTAGAAAGCTTGACTGAGGTGGGGGACTGAATGTAAGGTCATGGCTGGAGAATCCAAGCTGCCCTTACGTGTTAAGCTGGTACGTGAACTTCCGCTTACATCAGAGGCGTTTTCGTGTGAAGCTGGCATCATGGGAACTTTTCTCTTGTGTATTTATGATGGCTCTGTCTCTGGAAGCTGGTAAGATTGGCTGACATCTTAGGAAAAGAGTGGGATTTGGGGCTGTGGGTGGGATATCCCTTTAGCCAGCGGAAGGCAGTTTGAAATATTCTTCAGAGGACTTCTTTGGCCTGATCtgttgttatttttcactttttgttggAAAATACCTGCTTACTATAAAAACTGCAAATTTTAAGGCAAAATTTGGTAAGTTTGTTTCTTACGCTTTCATGTGCTCCATCCTtctgatgtgaaaaaaaaaatttttttcccctactgccatgattaatcatttttatagCACCTCTTGCCAGTTCCCCAGAGAGCCCAGGGTACTCTGCATTTATCCATTGGGAGAGAGACTTTTTCATTTCAGATGAATAAATGGAAGCATTAGAAAGAATGCTCGTTGTCAGGATTACAGGATGGTGGAGCCTTGTTTCATAATCTGTCCCTtt
It encodes:
- the DCAF8 gene encoding DDB1- and CUL4-associated factor 8; amino-acid sequence: MSSKGSSADGKTDLANGSLSSSPEEMSGAEEGRETSSGIEVEASDLSFSLTGDDGGPNRTSTGSRGTDTESSGEDKDSDSMEDTGHYSINDENQVHDRSEEEEEEEEEEEEHPRRRVQRKRANRDQDSSDDERALEDWVSSETSALPRPRWQALPALRERELGSSARFVYEACGARVFVQRFRLQHGLEGHTGCVNTLHFNQRGTWLASGSDDLKVVVWDWVRRQPVLDFESGHKSNVFQAKFLPNSGDSTLAMCARDGQVRVAELSATQCCKNTKRVAQHKGASHKLALEPDSPCTFLSAGEDAVVFTIDLRQDRPASKLVVTKEKEKKVGLYTIFVNPANTHQFAVGGRDQFVRIYDQRKIDENENNGVLKKFCPHHLVNSESKANITCLVYSHDGTELLASYNDEDIYLFNSSHSDGAQYVKRYKGHRNNATVKGVNFYGPKSEFVVSGSDCGHIFLWEKSSCQIVQFMEGDKGGVVNCLEPHPHLPVLATSGLDHDVKIWAPTAETSTELTGLKDVIKKNKRERDEDSLHHTDLFDSHMLWFLMHHLRQRRHHRRWREPGVGATDADSDESPSSSDTSDEEEGPDRVQCMPS